The Microaerobacter geothermalis genome window below encodes:
- a CDS encoding molybdopterin-dependent oxidoreductase, translating into MKISRRSLLKAAAVSATLAAAGCSKKETGAPVGNSEPIPQEVIKTVEPDEWRKATCRFCGTGCGILVGVKDGKVVANQGDPENPVNRGLNCVKGYFVSKILFGKDRLTKPLIREDVSKKGTMEGFREATWEEALDLVANKLKEAKDKYGQRGIAFWGSGQMYVQEGYAAVKLWKAGLLNNNIDPNARLCMASAVTGFMTTFGSDEPPGVYEDIENADVFVTWGANMAEQHPILYSRVTARKISTPGVIHVDLGTRYTRTTETADEFLEFIPQSDLAIANAICNYIIQNGMVNEAFIKDHVVFKKGLTNIGYGLEDGFSFNDKPEKITFEEYKELVSEYTLEKAEEISGVPKEKIEYLAKLYGDPNRKVMSFWTMGMNQHTRGTWINNLVYAIHLLTGKVSTPGNSPFSLTGQPSACGTAREVGVFAHRLPADMVVNNPDHRAKAEEIWKLPKGYLDPIAKPGLHTVEMFRAVTNPDYPGGRIRFLWTMNNNWAQSMPKTSRYSNVELLKDVFIVVSEVYPTYSTKFADVVLPSALWVEKEGFFGNAERRTQHLAKCMEPPGEAKNDTWQIMEIAKRVLEPELYHKLFPYDTSDESKLVEQLFDEYRLFTLGLGKDLAPYKEYINRRGMTWPVREVNGQWYETKWRYLAGDQTKNFDSQAKPGKYNNIDFYKQKKDDNRAACWFRPFEPAPEVPDQEYPFWLCTGRVLEHWHSGSMTRRVPELHRAVPEAYVEIHQEDAQKLGVKNGDMIRITSRRGQMEAPALINGRGKPQKGLVFVPWFDEDRLINLVTLDAYCPISKQPDFKKCAVKIEKV; encoded by the coding sequence ATGAAAATATCGAGAAGAAGTTTACTTAAGGCAGCTGCTGTATCAGCAACCCTTGCTGCAGCGGGATGCAGCAAGAAAGAGACGGGAGCCCCAGTCGGGAATTCAGAACCCATTCCCCAAGAGGTGATAAAAACAGTAGAGCCCGATGAATGGAGAAAAGCCACTTGTCGCTTTTGTGGAACGGGATGTGGAATTCTGGTTGGGGTAAAGGATGGAAAAGTAGTTGCCAATCAGGGGGATCCAGAGAATCCTGTAAACAGAGGATTAAATTGTGTAAAGGGGTATTTTGTTTCCAAAATTTTATTTGGCAAGGATCGTTTAACCAAACCATTGATTCGTGAAGATGTAAGCAAAAAAGGTACAATGGAAGGATTCCGTGAGGCCACTTGGGAAGAAGCCCTGGATTTGGTGGCAAACAAACTAAAGGAAGCAAAGGACAAGTATGGACAGAGGGGAATTGCTTTCTGGGGATCTGGTCAGATGTATGTTCAGGAAGGGTATGCAGCTGTAAAACTATGGAAGGCCGGATTGTTAAATAATAATATCGATCCCAACGCCAGACTGTGTATGGCCAGTGCGGTTACAGGATTTATGACCACTTTTGGCTCCGATGAACCACCGGGGGTGTATGAGGATATTGAAAATGCCGATGTTTTTGTTACCTGGGGAGCCAATATGGCAGAGCAGCATCCTATTCTTTACTCCAGGGTTACGGCTCGAAAGATTAGTACACCGGGAGTCATTCATGTTGATTTGGGTACCCGTTATACCAGAACCACAGAAACGGCAGACGAATTTTTGGAATTTATTCCGCAATCCGATTTGGCCATCGCCAATGCGATTTGTAATTACATTATCCAAAACGGTATGGTAAACGAAGCTTTTATAAAGGATCACGTGGTCTTTAAGAAGGGGCTAACCAATATCGGATATGGATTGGAAGATGGTTTTTCATTTAATGACAAACCGGAAAAAATAACCTTTGAAGAGTATAAGGAACTGGTTTCCGAATATACCCTTGAAAAGGCAGAGGAAATTTCCGGAGTTCCAAAGGAAAAAATTGAGTATTTAGCTAAACTTTACGGAGATCCCAACAGGAAGGTAATGTCCTTCTGGACAATGGGAATGAACCAGCATACCAGGGGAACCTGGATAAACAACCTGGTCTATGCCATCCACCTGCTAACAGGAAAAGTATCAACTCCGGGAAACAGTCCATTCTCTTTAACCGGCCAACCGAGTGCTTGTGGAACAGCCCGAGAAGTCGGAGTTTTTGCACACCGCCTCCCTGCCGATATGGTAGTGAATAATCCGGATCATCGTGCGAAAGCAGAGGAAATATGGAAGCTACCGAAGGGGTATTTGGATCCCATTGCAAAGCCTGGCCTTCATACGGTGGAGATGTTTAGGGCAGTGACCAATCCGGATTATCCAGGTGGTAGAATTCGATTTTTGTGGACGATGAACAACAACTGGGCGCAAAGCATGCCCAAAACTAGCCGGTATTCCAATGTAGAACTTCTAAAGGATGTATTCATTGTCGTGTCAGAGGTTTATCCCACATATTCGACCAAATTTGCCGATGTTGTACTCCCGTCAGCATTGTGGGTAGAAAAAGAAGGTTTTTTTGGAAATGCTGAAAGGAGAACCCAGCATTTGGCTAAATGCATGGAACCGCCAGGGGAGGCAAAAAATGATACATGGCAGATTATGGAGATTGCTAAAAGGGTTCTCGAACCAGAGCTATATCATAAACTGTTCCCCTATGATACATCAGATGAATCAAAGCTGGTTGAGCAGCTTTTTGATGAATACCGTCTGTTTACTTTAGGATTGGGAAAAGATTTAGCGCCCTATAAGGAATATATTAATAGAAGGGGAATGACATGGCCGGTCCGTGAAGTAAATGGTCAGTGGTATGAAACGAAGTGGCGTTACTTGGCTGGAGATCAAACGAAAAATTTTGATAGCCAGGCTAAACCTGGAAAATACAATAATATTGATTTTTACAAGCAAAAGAAAGATGATAACAGGGCTGCCTGCTGGTTCCGACCCTTTGAACCGGCTCCTGAGGTTCCCGATCAGGAATATCCATTCTGGCTATGTACTGGCCGTGTATTAGAGCATTGGCATAGCGGGAGCATGACCCGCCGGGTTCCTGAATTGCACCGTGCTGTACCTGAAGCCTATGTGGAGATCCATCAGGAAGATGCCCAGAAATTGGGTGTTAAGAACGGAGATATGATTCGGATTACGTCAAGAAGGGGGCAGATGGAGGCCCCGGCACTGATCAACGGACGAGGAAAACCGCAGAAGGGACTGGTGTTTGTACCTTGGTTTGATGAGGATCGTTTGATTAACCTGGTTACATTAGATGCTTACTGTCCAATATCCAAACAACCTGATTTTAAGAAATGTGCCGTTAAGATTGAAAAGGTATAG
- a CDS encoding chaperone NapD — protein sequence MVIAGILVVAKDGNAEQTKDSLETIEGVEVHYIEDGCKLITTVETRTYDENYELVKRLTKLDGIIGVYPVYVNFEGDDTMIAPYIPPEGDESIN from the coding sequence ATGGTTATTGCCGGAATTTTGGTTGTTGCCAAGGATGGAAATGCTGAACAGACAAAGGATTCTCTCGAAACTATTGAGGGAGTAGAGGTTCATTATATTGAAGACGGATGCAAGTTAATCACTACTGTGGAAACAAGAACCTATGACGAAAATTATGAGTTGGTCAAAAGGTTGACGAAGCTGGACGGAATCATAGGAGTATATCCCGTTTATGTAAATTTCGAGGGAGATGATACGATGATAGCTCCTTACATTCCTCCGGAAGGCGACGAATCCATCAATTAA